One segment of Thermococcus sp. DNA contains the following:
- the purT gene encoding formate-dependent phosphoribosylglycinamide formyltransferase, with amino-acid sequence MIRPRDELGTAMTDSAQKILLLGSGELGKEIAIEAQRLGVEVIAVDRYANAPAMQVAHRSYVGDMRNADFLFSVVGREKPDAIIPEIEAINLDALFELEKDGYFVIPNAKATWIAMHRERTREALAREAKVPTSRYAYAETLDELYDACERIGYPCHTKAIMSSSGKGSYFVKGPEDVPKAWEEAKKKARGSADRIIVEEHIDFDVEITELAVRHYDENGEIVTTFPKPVGHYQIDGDYHSSWQPAEISEKAEREVYRIAKRITDVLGGLGLFGVE; translated from the coding sequence ATGATAAGGCCCCGCGATGAACTCGGAACTGCCATGACCGACTCCGCCCAGAAAATCCTCCTCCTGGGGAGCGGCGAGCTGGGGAAGGAGATAGCGATTGAGGCCCAGCGCCTTGGTGTTGAGGTGATAGCGGTTGACCGCTACGCCAACGCCCCGGCGATGCAGGTTGCCCACCGCTCTTATGTTGGTGACATGAGAAACGCCGACTTCCTGTTTTCCGTGGTTGGGCGTGAAAAACCCGACGCGATAATCCCTGAGATAGAGGCGATAAACCTCGATGCGCTCTTCGAGCTTGAGAAGGACGGCTACTTCGTCATCCCCAACGCGAAGGCGACCTGGATTGCCATGCACCGCGAGAGGACGAGGGAAGCCCTCGCGAGGGAAGCCAAAGTTCCAACGTCTCGCTACGCCTACGCGGAAACTCTCGACGAGCTATACGATGCCTGCGAGAGGATAGGCTACCCCTGCCACACCAAGGCCATAATGAGCTCCTCCGGCAAGGGCTCCTACTTCGTTAAGGGGCCGGAAGACGTCCCGAAGGCCTGGGAAGAGGCCAAGAAGAAGGCGAGGGGAAGCGCCGACAGGATAATCGTGGAGGAGCACATCGACTTCGACGTCGAGATAACGGAGCTTGCCGTGAGGCACTACGACGAGAACGGCGAGATAGTTACGACCTTCCCGAAGCCTGTCGGACACTACCAGATCGACGGGGACTATCACTCAAGCTGGCAGCCGGCTGAGATAAGTGAGAAGGCCGAGCGTGAGGTTTACCGCATAGCGAAGCGCATAACGGACGTCCTCGGCGGTTTGGGACTCTTTGGCGTCGAGAT
- the purM gene encoding phosphoribosylformylglycinamidine cyclo-ligase: MLTYAQAGVDDEKTARALGGIIGLAKKTFEFRKGRTGEPAEDLGHYAALMDFGEFYLAMTTDGVGTKVLIAEAVGKFDTIGIDMIAMNVNDLLCVGAEPVALVDYLAVREPDEGIFEEMARGLYEGARQAGIAIVGGETAVMPDLINGFDLAGTAIGVVEKEKVITGEKIRPGDVVIGISSSGIHSNGLTLARKLLIPKYGLDYEYGGRKLWEWLLEPTRIYVKAVLELLEGVEVHGLAHITGGGLTNLKRLTDYGFSLQMPPIEGIFKLIHENGVPLGEMFRVFNMGVGMVAIVPAGEREEALEILGRHFEAFELGVVTEESGIVVKNYGVRL, encoded by the coding sequence ATGCTGACCTACGCTCAGGCCGGAGTCGATGACGAGAAAACCGCGAGGGCCCTCGGGGGAATCATAGGCCTTGCAAAGAAGACCTTCGAGTTCCGGAAGGGGAGAACGGGCGAACCCGCTGAAGACCTCGGCCACTACGCGGCGCTGATGGATTTCGGCGAATTCTACCTCGCCATGACAACGGATGGGGTCGGGACGAAGGTTTTGATAGCTGAAGCCGTTGGAAAGTTCGACACCATCGGTATAGACATGATAGCGATGAACGTGAACGACCTTCTCTGCGTTGGGGCCGAGCCGGTAGCTTTAGTTGACTACCTCGCCGTTAGGGAGCCCGACGAGGGGATTTTCGAAGAGATGGCCAGGGGACTCTACGAAGGTGCGAGGCAGGCCGGAATAGCGATAGTCGGGGGAGAAACCGCGGTGATGCCCGACCTGATAAACGGATTCGATTTAGCTGGAACGGCCATTGGCGTTGTTGAGAAGGAGAAGGTTATAACCGGCGAGAAAATCAGACCGGGAGATGTCGTTATTGGAATTTCAAGCTCGGGAATCCATTCGAACGGCCTGACCCTCGCTAGGAAGCTTTTAATTCCAAAGTACGGCCTCGACTACGAATACGGAGGGAGAAAGCTCTGGGAATGGCTTTTGGAGCCGACAAGGATTTATGTTAAGGCCGTTCTTGAACTTCTGGAGGGCGTCGAAGTCCACGGCCTGGCCCACATAACTGGCGGGGGCCTGACCAACCTCAAGCGCCTGACGGACTACGGCTTCTCCCTCCAGATGCCCCCTATCGAGGGAATATTCAAGCTGATCCACGAAAACGGCGTCCCCCTGGGGGAGATGTTCAGGGTCTTCAACATGGGCGTTGGCATGGTGGCCATAGTGCCGGCGGGGGAGAGGGAGGAAGCCTTGGAAATCCTGGGCAGGCATTTTGAGGCTTTTGAGCTTGGAGTGGTCACAGAGGAATCCGGAATAGTGGTGAAGAACTACGGGGTAAGGCTTTAA
- the purC gene encoding phosphoribosylaminoimidazolesuccinocarboxamide synthase → MQVYEGKAKKVIPLDDGKAIMEFKDDATAFDGKKKGQFKGKGWLNAQISAVLFKVLEERGVKTHFIGVAGDNRLIVERLKMYPVEVVVRNVVAGSLKRRLPLEEGAELPEPIVELYYKDDSLGDPMINHHHARVLGISEGEIREMERMALRVNEILRKYFAERGIILVDFKLEFGKNGRGEIVLGDEISPDTCRFWDAETRRSLDKDVFRFDRGDLINAYEELYRRLTGA, encoded by the coding sequence ATGCAGGTTTATGAAGGTAAGGCCAAGAAGGTTATCCCTCTCGACGATGGAAAGGCCATTATGGAGTTCAAGGACGATGCCACGGCCTTCGATGGTAAAAAGAAGGGCCAATTTAAGGGCAAGGGCTGGCTCAACGCCCAGATAAGCGCGGTTCTCTTCAAGGTTCTCGAAGAGAGGGGCGTTAAGACGCACTTCATAGGGGTCGCCGGCGACAACAGGCTCATCGTCGAGCGCCTGAAGATGTACCCCGTCGAGGTCGTGGTTAGAAACGTCGTTGCAGGGAGCCTGAAGAGGCGCCTTCCCCTTGAGGAGGGGGCCGAGCTGCCGGAGCCGATAGTCGAGCTTTACTACAAGGACGACAGTCTCGGCGATCCCATGATAAACCACCACCATGCAAGGGTTCTCGGGATAAGCGAGGGCGAGATACGGGAGATGGAGCGCATGGCCCTCAGGGTGAACGAGATTCTGAGGAAGTACTTTGCCGAGCGCGGGATAATCCTGGTCGACTTCAAGCTGGAGTTCGGAAAGAACGGGAGGGGCGAGATAGTCCTCGGCGACGAGATAAGCCCGGACACCTGCCGCTTCTGGGACGCTGAGACGAGGAGGAGCCTCGACAAGGACGTCTTCCGCTTCGACAGGGGCGACCTGATAAACGCCTACGAGGAGCTATACAGGCGCCTCACCGGGGCTTAG
- the purF gene encoding amidophosphoribosyltransferase — MREKCGVFAAVAENAPRKAYYALLALQHRGQESAGISVWRHRIKTVAGRGLVSEVFRNGEIARLKSRMAIAHVRYSTSGSLTETQPLETACCGKTIAVAHNGTLTNFLPLRRHYERLGVKFRHSVDSELLGVSFLWHLHETGDEFEAVREVFSEVKGAYSLALLFDGKILVARDPVGFRPLSYGTGDGHYFASEDSALRLFVDESEGERIRDVEPGEVFLLDGESVESRILARERHHHCVFEYIYFARPDSTIDGVNVYSARLRMGQEIARESPANGDVVIAVPDSGRAAALGYSQVSGIPYSEGLIKNRYIGRTFITPGQFYRELKVKLKLSPVREVIGGKSVVLVDDSIVRGTTMRRIVAMLRKAGAREVHVRIASPPIKHPCYMGVDIPTRHELIAAFGSVEKVREAIGADSLAYLSVEGLKRAVGRKGLCLACLTGEYPEWTFRF; from the coding sequence ATGAGGGAGAAGTGCGGCGTCTTCGCAGCTGTTGCCGAGAACGCCCCCAGGAAAGCCTACTACGCCCTCTTGGCTTTACAGCACAGGGGGCAGGAGAGCGCTGGGATAAGCGTCTGGAGGCACAGGATAAAAACGGTGGCCGGCCGGGGGCTCGTTTCGGAGGTCTTCAGGAACGGAGAGATAGCGAGGCTAAAATCCAGGATGGCAATAGCCCACGTCCGGTACTCGACCTCAGGCTCCCTCACGGAAACCCAGCCGCTGGAGACGGCCTGCTGCGGGAAAACCATCGCGGTGGCCCACAACGGAACCCTCACGAATTTCCTCCCCCTCAGGAGACACTACGAACGGCTGGGAGTTAAGTTCAGGCACTCGGTGGATTCCGAGCTTCTCGGCGTTTCCTTCCTCTGGCACCTCCACGAGACCGGGGACGAGTTCGAGGCCGTGCGGGAAGTTTTCAGCGAGGTGAAGGGAGCCTATTCCCTAGCTCTCCTCTTCGACGGGAAGATACTCGTGGCGAGGGACCCGGTCGGCTTCAGGCCGCTCAGCTACGGGACCGGGGACGGCCACTACTTCGCTTCCGAGGACTCTGCTTTAAGGCTCTTCGTCGACGAGTCTGAGGGAGAGAGAATAAGGGACGTTGAACCCGGAGAGGTCTTCCTGCTCGATGGAGAGTCTGTGGAGAGCAGGATTCTGGCCAGAGAGAGGCATCATCACTGCGTTTTTGAGTACATATACTTCGCCAGACCCGACAGCACCATCGACGGTGTCAACGTCTACTCGGCGAGGCTCAGAATGGGGCAGGAGATTGCGCGGGAAAGCCCGGCCAACGGAGACGTCGTCATAGCGGTGCCTGATTCCGGCAGAGCAGCTGCGCTCGGCTATTCCCAGGTCAGCGGCATCCCATACTCCGAGGGCCTCATAAAGAACCGCTACATAGGGAGAACCTTCATAACGCCCGGCCAGTTCTACCGCGAGCTGAAGGTGAAGCTCAAGCTCTCGCCTGTGAGGGAGGTAATCGGGGGGAAGAGCGTCGTTCTCGTTGATGATTCGATCGTCAGGGGCACGACCATGAGGAGAATCGTCGCGATGCTGAGGAAGGCCGGGGCGAGGGAGGTTCACGTCAGAATAGCCTCACCGCCGATAAAGCACCCCTGTTACATGGGGGTGGACATACCGACGAGACACGAACTCATAGCGGCATTTGGAAGCGTTGAGAAGGTGAGGGAAGCAATAGGGGCCGACAGTTTAGCATATCTCAGCGTCGAGGGGCTGAAAAGGGCCGTTGGGAGGAAGGGTCTCTGTCTGGCCTGCCTGACCGGGGAGTATCCGGAGTGGACATTCAGGTTTTAG
- a CDS encoding DUF3368 domain-containing protein — protein MRVVSDSGPLIALAKVGKLCVLRDLFGEVFIPKAVWVEVVERGKGKPGSEEVSSAEWIEVVEVNDRLGVEILQGEIEIGEAEAIVLAKELNADLILLDEKIPRIIAKSLGLSVTGSLAVLFLAWKKGIIEDDLDDLLDELKSKGVYFSEDVVKALKERYAKT, from the coding sequence ATGAGGGTCGTCTCAGACTCTGGGCCTTTAATAGCGCTGGCCAAGGTTGGAAAGCTCTGCGTCCTCAGAGATCTCTTCGGGGAGGTTTTCATACCCAAAGCCGTCTGGGTGGAGGTCGTTGAGAGGGGAAAGGGGAAGCCCGGCTCGGAAGAGGTGAGTTCAGCTGAGTGGATAGAGGTTGTTGAGGTAAATGACAGGCTTGGAGTTGAAATTCTTCAGGGAGAAATTGAGATTGGGGAGGCCGAGGCGATAGTCCTTGCCAAGGAATTGAACGCAGACCTGATTCTCCTCGATGAGAAGATCCCCCGCATAATAGCCAAGTCGCTCGGGCTCAGCGTAACTGGAAGCCTTGCGGTTCTTTTTCTCGCATGGAAGAAGGGCATCATTGAAGACGACTTGGATGATTTACTCGATGAACTCAAGTCTAAAGGGGTATACTTCAGCGAAGACGTAGTGAAAGCTCTGAAAGAGAGATACGCTAAAACCTGA
- a CDS encoding UPF0175 family protein, with the protein MGDVTVTVPSDLARILRIDTDEVPRVVRIYLAVELYREGLISLGKAAEIAGLTKWEMMEVLASKGVPLNYTRRDLAEDIETLERLL; encoded by the coding sequence ATGGGGGATGTAACGGTTACCGTCCCTTCCGACCTGGCCAGGATCCTGAGGATTGATACCGATGAAGTCCCGAGGGTGGTGAGGATATATCTCGCCGTGGAGCTTTACAGGGAGGGGTTGATCAGTCTGGGGAAGGCCGCGGAGATAGCGGGGCTTACCAAGTGGGAGATGATGGAGGTTCTGGCATCAAAAGGAGTGCCTTTGAACTACACAAGGAGAGACCTTGCAGAGGACATTGAAACCCTGGAGAGGTTGCTATGA
- the fdhF gene encoding formate dehydrogenase subunit alpha: MFTGGSVSEPRTVVCPYCGFGCRLLVDPGTMKVKPHRGEPNRGKLCPKGLHATEFVLSRDRLKRPLKREGSRTRPISWGQAIEEIAGKLLEIREIYGPDAVAFIASSKVSNEENYLLQKIARLFGTNNIDNCARLCHEASVHALKMTVGAGAQTNPYEDLEGFGVILIWGYNPAETHPVVMDYILRAKRKGAKIIVVDVRETRTMAFADYGLVIRPGTDIALANAMMNVIIREELYDWDFIKTRTVGFSEVRMAVRKYTPEYAGKVTGIPAETIREVARTFALAGSGAIMWGMGLTQHVSGVENVMAVIDLALLLGYIGEKGGLYPMRGQNNVQGAAYMGALSEFLPGYVPLTDERFRKRVAKIWGVEDLPTERGLYLTELWEAIESNDVKALYIVGENPAVSEADFLRVRNALRKLDLLVVQDVFMSRTARYAHYILPAAAFCEKEGSYMNSERRIQWSHRVCEPMGDSKPDWEILVMLGRALGLPGFNYSSVEEITAEYFRLFPSLEERSVDELKAGDGIFLPKKRLHTWEFATPDGKARFIAVEQVQPWERPDYEYPFVLTTIRLISHYNTGEMTLRSPSLVRLMGEPKVLMNRSDAERLGIHDGDWVEIETRRGKIRMRAKLGGIPPGVVAVPFHFKANKITSPALNKAGTPELKFSAARVRKVD, translated from the coding sequence ATGTTCACAGGTGGTAGCGTGAGCGAGCCCAGGACGGTCGTGTGTCCCTACTGCGGCTTTGGCTGCAGGCTTCTCGTTGATCCCGGGACGATGAAGGTCAAACCCCACCGCGGCGAGCCGAACCGGGGCAAGCTCTGCCCCAAGGGTCTCCACGCGACGGAGTTCGTTCTCTCCAGAGACAGGCTCAAGCGCCCCCTTAAGCGTGAGGGCTCCAGGACAAGGCCGATAAGCTGGGGGCAGGCCATCGAAGAGATAGCAGGTAAACTCCTCGAAATCCGCGAGATTTACGGCCCAGATGCCGTGGCGTTTATAGCCTCCTCCAAGGTCAGCAACGAGGAGAACTACCTCCTCCAGAAGATTGCGCGCCTCTTCGGCACCAACAACATAGACAACTGCGCTCGTCTCTGCCACGAGGCGAGCGTCCACGCCCTTAAGATGACCGTTGGGGCGGGAGCACAGACCAACCCCTACGAAGACCTGGAGGGATTCGGGGTCATACTCATCTGGGGCTACAACCCGGCCGAGACCCACCCCGTTGTCATGGACTACATCCTGAGGGCGAAGAGGAAGGGAGCGAAGATAATCGTCGTTGACGTCAGGGAGACCAGAACTATGGCCTTCGCGGATTACGGGCTTGTCATCCGCCCGGGGACTGACATAGCCCTCGCGAACGCCATGATGAACGTCATAATCCGGGAGGAGCTCTACGATTGGGACTTCATAAAGACCAGAACCGTTGGCTTCTCAGAGGTAAGGATGGCGGTGAGGAAGTACACTCCGGAATACGCGGGGAAGGTGACTGGAATTCCTGCTGAAACTATCAGGGAAGTCGCGAGGACCTTTGCCCTCGCAGGAAGCGGCGCGATAATGTGGGGCATGGGCCTGACCCAGCACGTTTCGGGCGTTGAGAACGTCATGGCCGTCATAGACCTTGCCCTGCTCCTCGGCTACATCGGCGAAAAAGGCGGCCTCTACCCGATGCGCGGTCAGAACAACGTTCAGGGCGCGGCATACATGGGGGCGCTGAGCGAGTTCCTGCCGGGCTACGTCCCCCTGACCGATGAGAGGTTCAGGAAGCGTGTGGCTAAGATATGGGGTGTGGAAGACCTGCCAACGGAGCGCGGACTCTACCTCACGGAGCTCTGGGAGGCGATAGAGAGCAACGATGTTAAAGCGCTCTACATAGTCGGAGAAAACCCTGCCGTGAGCGAGGCGGACTTTCTCCGGGTGAGGAATGCCCTCAGAAAGCTCGACCTCCTAGTCGTTCAGGACGTTTTCATGAGCCGGACGGCTCGGTACGCCCACTACATCCTTCCGGCAGCGGCCTTCTGCGAGAAGGAAGGCTCGTACATGAACAGTGAGAGAAGGATCCAGTGGAGCCACAGGGTATGCGAGCCGATGGGTGATTCCAAGCCCGACTGGGAGATACTGGTAATGCTCGGCAGGGCCCTCGGTCTGCCCGGGTTCAACTATTCGAGCGTTGAGGAGATAACGGCAGAATACTTCCGCCTCTTCCCCTCGCTGGAGGAGAGGAGCGTTGACGAGCTAAAGGCTGGTGACGGTATATTCCTTCCGAAGAAGAGACTCCATACCTGGGAGTTCGCAACCCCCGATGGGAAGGCAAGGTTCATTGCAGTGGAGCAGGTGCAGCCCTGGGAGAGGCCGGACTACGAGTACCCCTTCGTGCTCACAACCATCAGGCTGATAAGCCACTACAACACCGGCGAGATGACACTGAGGAGCCCCTCTCTGGTGAGGCTGATGGGAGAGCCCAAGGTGCTGATGAACAGGAGCGACGCCGAGAGGCTTGGAATCCACGACGGCGACTGGGTCGAGATCGAAACGAGGCGCGGGAAGATCAGGATGAGGGCCAAGCTCGGCGGTATTCCCCCGGGCGTCGTTGCGGTTCCCTTCCACTTCAAGGCGAACAAAATAACGAGTCCGGCCCTGAACAAAGCCGGAACGCCGGAGCTCAAGTTCTCCGCGGCGAGGGTGAGGAAGGTCGATTAA
- the pdxT gene encoding pyridoxal 5'-phosphate synthase glutaminase subunit PdxT: MVKVGVVGLQGDVSEHIDAARRALENLGVTGEVVWLRKPGQLDGISAIIIPGGESTTISRLMVKNGLLEPVRKLGEEGVPIMGTCAGLIMLSKEVMGATPGQRFLGLLDVKVNRNAYGRQVDSFEAPIKLAFSDEPFPGVFIRAPRIVEILSDGVRPIAWLGDRVVGVEAGNVIGLEFHPELTEDTRVHEYFLEKAV; the protein is encoded by the coding sequence GTGGTCAAGGTGGGCGTTGTAGGCCTTCAGGGTGATGTGAGCGAGCACATCGATGCCGCGAGGAGAGCTCTCGAAAACCTCGGCGTCACCGGCGAGGTCGTCTGGCTCAGGAAGCCGGGGCAACTTGATGGGATTTCTGCGATAATAATCCCCGGCGGCGAGAGCACGACGATATCGAGGCTCATGGTGAAGAACGGTCTCCTTGAACCGGTCAGGAAGCTCGGCGAGGAAGGAGTTCCGATAATGGGCACCTGTGCGGGTTTGATAATGCTCTCGAAGGAGGTAATGGGCGCCACTCCGGGGCAGAGGTTCCTTGGGCTCCTTGACGTTAAGGTCAACAGAAACGCCTACGGCAGACAGGTTGACAGCTTCGAGGCGCCGATAAAGCTCGCCTTCAGCGACGAGCCGTTCCCGGGGGTCTTCATCCGCGCCCCGAGGATAGTCGAGATCTTAAGCGACGGGGTTAGGCCGATAGCGTGGCTTGGAGACAGGGTCGTTGGAGTAGAGGCAGGCAACGTAATCGGACTGGAGTTCCACCCGGAACTGACCGAGGACACGAGGGTGCACGAATACTTCCTGGAGAAGGCGGTATAA
- the pdxS gene encoding pyridoxal 5'-phosphate synthase lyase subunit PdxS: MGRLDVIEAKGTDRLKRGFARMVKGGVIMDVTNAEQARIAEEAGAVSVMALHMVPADIRRAGGVARMAPVEKIQEIMEAVTIPVMAKVRIGHVAEARILEALGVDMIDESEVLTPADPYFHIDKREFTVPFVCGARNLGEAVRRIWEGSAMIRTKGEAGTGNIVEAVRHVRLVADNIRLLQRMTDEQVYIIAERFAEPYLRLTSSIKDISGIPKQMLENEPVYGHYTYGEIVEGLYKILLEIKKLGRLPVVNFAAGGVATPADAALMMQMGMDGVFVGSGIFKSSDPEKMARAIVEAVNHWDEPDVLAEISREIGEPMRGRDIEELEVRLEERGV, translated from the coding sequence ATGGGAAGGCTCGACGTTATAGAGGCCAAGGGTACGGACAGGCTCAAGAGGGGCTTCGCGAGGATGGTCAAGGGCGGAGTGATAATGGACGTCACCAACGCCGAGCAGGCGAGGATTGCTGAGGAAGCCGGTGCAGTTTCTGTCATGGCGCTCCACATGGTTCCAGCGGACATAAGAAGGGCCGGCGGTGTTGCCAGAATGGCCCCCGTTGAGAAGATCCAGGAGATAATGGAGGCGGTGACGATCCCGGTCATGGCAAAGGTAAGGATCGGCCACGTGGCCGAGGCCAGAATCCTTGAGGCCCTCGGCGTCGACATGATAGACGAGAGCGAGGTCCTGACACCCGCCGACCCGTACTTCCACATAGACAAGAGGGAGTTCACCGTCCCCTTCGTCTGCGGAGCCAGAAACCTCGGCGAGGCCGTGAGGAGGATCTGGGAAGGCTCGGCCATGATCAGAACCAAGGGCGAGGCCGGAACCGGCAACATAGTTGAGGCCGTCAGGCACGTCCGCCTCGTCGCCGACAACATACGACTCCTCCAGAGGATGACGGACGAGCAGGTCTATATAATAGCTGAGAGATTCGCCGAGCCCTATCTGAGGCTGACCTCCAGCATAAAGGACATCAGCGGGATTCCCAAGCAGATGCTCGAAAACGAGCCGGTTTACGGCCACTACACCTACGGCGAGATAGTCGAAGGGCTTTACAAGATCCTGCTGGAAATCAAAAAGCTCGGCCGTCTTCCTGTCGTCAACTTTGCCGCCGGGGGAGTTGCCACCCCAGCAGATGCGGCCCTGATGATGCAGATGGGTATGGACGGCGTCTTCGTCGGTTCTGGAATCTTTAAGAGCTCCGATCCCGAGAAGATGGCCAGGGCAATAGTTGAAGCCGTCAACCACTGGGACGAGCCGGACGTTTTAGCGGAGATAAGCAGGGAAATCGGCGAGCCGATGCGCGGCAGGGACATTGAAGAACTGGAGGTTCGCCTTGAGGAGAGAGGCGTCTGA
- the nadC gene encoding carboxylating nicotinate-nucleotide diphosphorylase — protein MTPLSYLLRFIEEDAPFGDVTSEAVIPEGTKARAVIIAKQDGIIAGVEEAKALFEHFGVKVDVKKRDGEEVGKGDVILELEGSARSILLVERTALNVMGRMSGIATEVRKLVEKVRAVNPRVRVAGTRKTLLKPIDKRAIIIGGGEPHRFSLSDAILIKDNHLALVPLEEAIRRAKAFSVYKVVEVEVETLEDALRAARAGADVVMLDNMSPEEIAETIEALKREGLRDRVKIEVSGGITPENIADYAKLGVDVISLGYLTHSVRNFDVSLEIIGKV, from the coding sequence ATGACTCCCCTTTCCTATCTGCTCAGGTTCATTGAGGAGGACGCCCCCTTCGGCGATGTCACGAGCGAGGCGGTCATACCTGAAGGAACGAAGGCCAGGGCAGTGATCATTGCGAAGCAGGACGGAATCATAGCTGGTGTTGAGGAAGCCAAAGCCCTATTCGAGCACTTCGGGGTTAAGGTTGATGTTAAGAAGCGCGACGGTGAGGAGGTCGGGAAAGGAGATGTTATCCTCGAACTCGAAGGCAGCGCCCGCTCGATCCTCCTAGTCGAGAGGACGGCTTTGAACGTTATGGGCAGGATGAGCGGCATCGCCACCGAGGTCAGAAAGCTGGTCGAGAAGGTCAGAGCGGTCAACCCCAGGGTAAGGGTTGCTGGAACCAGAAAGACCCTCCTCAAGCCTATAGACAAGAGGGCAATCATCATCGGCGGCGGCGAGCCCCACCGCTTTTCCCTCAGCGACGCGATACTAATAAAGGACAACCACCTTGCCCTGGTTCCGCTGGAGGAAGCGATAAGGCGCGCCAAAGCCTTCAGCGTTTACAAGGTCGTTGAGGTCGAGGTCGAGACCCTTGAGGACGCCCTTAGAGCTGCCAGAGCCGGTGCCGACGTGGTTATGCTCGACAACATGAGCCCGGAGGAGATAGCGGAGACCATTGAGGCCCTGAAGCGCGAAGGCCTCCGCGATAGGGTGAAAATCGAGGTCTCCGGCGGGATAACACCAGAGAACATAGCCGATTACGCGAAGCTCGGGGTCGACGTCATAAGCCTCGGCTACCTAACGCACTCCGTCAGGAACTTCGACGTGAGCCTTGAGATAATTGGAAAGGTCTGA
- the nadA gene encoding quinolinate synthase NadA, translating into MKMEELVREIERLKEERNAIIMAHNYQLPEIQDIADFLGDSLELARKAVSVDADVIVFAGVDFMAETAKILNPEKTVLLPSKRATCAMANMLKVEHILKAKEQYPDAPVVLYVNTTAETKAYADVTVTSANAVKIVEKLDSDVIIFGPDKNLANYVAKQTGKKVIPVPEYGHCYVHRQFTLEDVERARRLYPNARLMVHPECEPEVQEKADIIVSTGGMIRRAKEWNEWVVFTEHEMVYRLQKLYPEVKFHPAKEDAVCIGMKAITLNHIYESLRDMKYEVEVPEGIAGKARKAIERMLEMS; encoded by the coding sequence ATGAAGATGGAGGAGCTCGTGAGGGAAATTGAACGCCTGAAGGAGGAGCGCAACGCTATAATCATGGCCCACAACTACCAGCTGCCTGAAATCCAGGACATAGCCGACTTCCTCGGTGACAGCCTTGAGCTTGCGAGAAAGGCGGTGAGCGTTGATGCCGACGTCATAGTCTTCGCGGGCGTTGACTTCATGGCGGAAACGGCTAAAATCCTCAATCCCGAGAAGACCGTCCTGCTTCCGAGTAAAAGGGCCACCTGTGCCATGGCCAACATGCTGAAGGTCGAGCACATCCTCAAGGCCAAGGAGCAGTACCCCGATGCCCCGGTGGTTCTCTACGTAAACACCACCGCCGAGACCAAGGCCTACGCCGATGTGACTGTGACTTCAGCCAACGCGGTCAAGATAGTCGAGAAGCTCGATTCCGACGTCATAATCTTCGGGCCCGATAAGAACCTGGCGAACTACGTGGCGAAGCAGACCGGAAAGAAGGTCATCCCCGTCCCCGAGTACGGGCACTGCTACGTTCACAGGCAGTTCACCCTTGAGGACGTCGAGCGCGCCAGGAGGCTCTACCCCAACGCCAGGCTGATGGTTCACCCTGAGTGTGAGCCAGAGGTGCAGGAGAAAGCGGACATAATAGTATCCACAGGCGGGATGATAAGGCGCGCGAAGGAGTGGAACGAGTGGGTCGTCTTCACGGAGCACGAGATGGTTTACAGGCTCCAGAAGCTCTATCCGGAGGTCAAGTTCCACCCGGCCAAGGAGGACGCCGTCTGCATAGGAATGAAGGCCATAACGCTCAACCACATATACGAGTCGCTCAGGGACATGAAGTACGAGGTTGAGGTACCCGAAGGGATAGCCGGGAAGGCCAGGAAGGCGATAGAGAGGATGCTTGAGATGAGCTGA